The genomic stretch GATGAGATCCTGTTCGGCGACAGAAATGCCGCCGCGTCGCTTACAGAATCCGGCGTGCTAAGGCAGCGGGGGCTAACCGGGCGTGGCGTCAACATTGTTGTTATTGACCAAGGTTTCGACGCAACGAAAGTTCGGAACTTTGGAGGAGGACTTGCGAACGGGACTATCGGGCCGGGCACGACTACTCGCGGTCATGGCTTGATGATGGTTCGGAACATTGTCGACGTTGCGCCAGATGCAACGTTTTATGATGTCCCGCTGATCCCATTGAGAATTAGTGATGTGCCGGGCTTCATCAGCACCGCTTTGCATGTTTTCATTCAACTAAAACAGCTAATCGGGTTCTTGCGTGGAACCGCCGTTGGTCCGTGGGATGGACCTTGGGTACTCGTAAATGCCTGGTCGATTTTCGACCGAACCACTGAGGTGCCGCTTGGCGATTACACGGAGAAACCAGCCCATCCACTTAACATGCTGGTTGACGCGATCGTAGACGACGCCATCGATGTTGTCTTTGCAGCCGGGAATTGCGGGCAGTTCTGTCCTGATCGACGTTGCGGAAAGCGGGACGTTGGACCTGGTAACAGTATCTACGGCGCAAATTCGCACCCGAGAGTGGTGACCGTAGGAGCGGTTCGGACCGATACCCGGTGGATGGGAAATTCGTCTCAGGGACCCGGGCAACAGCTACTCTCGCTGTTAAAGCCAGACCTTTGTGCTCCGAGTTACTTCCGTGATGTCGGCGATGCGTTCATCGGCAATACGGCCGAACCATTCGTTGGCAACACCGGGTCGCCCTACATTGCCAACACCGGTACATCGGCCGCCTGTGGTGTGGCTGCGGGCATCATCGGAGCAATCCGCAGCGGGTGGGACCAAAGGCGTCTTACCCCCGACGATTTGAGGAAAGCCCTCAACGCCAATGCGCGAAAGACGGAAGGTCCCACCTGGAATCAACGTCTCGGAAACGGAATAATCAACGTGAGAGACACTTTGTCAGCCCTGGAACCGAGCGCCAAACGCTGATGTTCATGCCTATGTGGCGCGACGCGACCGGAACGCGTGCGCACGGGCGCCAAACGGCTGTATTTCGTCATCGCGTCGACGGCGCATCCAACGATCGCCGTTGACGGGGGCAAGCTATTCCGAAGCGACTTCAAGACGCGGCCGACGCGTGGCTTTCGTGCCCGAAATAGGCGCGCTCGAGCCGCTGCGGCAGATTGCTCTCGCTGGTCGGCGCCTGCAGCACAATATTGCCCTGCACCAGCGCGTAGACGCGGTCGGCGGCGGCGAGCGCCTTTTCCAGCAATTGTTCGACCAGCAACACCGCGGTGCCCTGCCCGCGCAACTGGCCGATGACGTTGAGCACGCGGTCGACCAGCACCGGCGACAGCCCGGCGGAGGGTTCGTCGAGCATCAACAGCCGCGGACGGCGCACCAGGCCCTGTGCCACCGTCAGCATCTGCTGCTGTCCGCCTGAGAGCGCGCCGCCGCGCTCGTGACGTTTCTCGGCGATCTCGGGAAAGAACGACAAGGCTTCCTCGACCCGCGCAGCGCGTTCGCTGCGCGGAAGATCGTAGCCGGCCAGCAACAGATTGTCGGTGACGGAAATCTGCGTGAACACGCGATGGCCCTCGATCACGTGCACGAGGCCGGCGCGCGCCGCGTCGCGCGGCGTGGCGTTGGTCATGTCACGGCCGTCGAACCGCACCCGGCCCGAATTGACCGGCAGCAATCCCGACAGCGCGCGCAGCATGGTGGTCTTGCCGGCGCCGTTCGGGCCGAGCAACGCCACCACTTCACCGGCGGCGACATTGAAATCGATCCCGTGCAGCACGCGGATCTTGCCGTAACCGGATTCCAGCGCGGTCACCGCGAGCAGAGGTTCAGCCGCCGAGGTAAGCACTGACGACCTCCTTGTGAACGCGAATCTCGGCCGGCGTTCCCGCCGCCAGCGTACGCCCGAGATTGAGCACGGTGACCTGGTGGCAGATGTCGAAGATCAGGTCGGCGTGGTGTTCCACCAGCAGCACGCCGGTGCCGCGCCCGCTGATCGCCTTGATCAACCCGGCCAGCCGCTCGATCTCGTCGCTGGAAAGACCGGCGGCGGGCTCATCGAGCAGCAGGAAATCCGGATCCAGCATCAGCGCACGCGCGATCTCGATGAAGCGCAGCTCGCTGTGCTGCAGGCGGTCGGCGCGGACCTCGGCCAGCGGCTCGAGTCCGACGACACCCAGCAGCGCCCGCGCCTTGGCGGCAAGCATGCGCTCGTCCTGCCGGTTTCGAGGCAGCGCCAGCATCGCCTCGACAAAGCTCGCCTTGCCCTCGATGGTGCCGCCGATCATCACGTTCTGCAGCACTGACGCTTCGCCGATCACGCGCGGGGTTTGGAAGGTGCGCGCAATGCCGCGCGCAGCCCGCAGCGCCGGCATGCCCGGCGGCAGTGCGGCGTCGCCGAGCGTCATGGTGCCGGCCTTGGCGGCGTAATAGCCCGAGATCACGTTGAGCGTGGTGGTCTTGCCGCTGCCATTGGGACCGATCAGGCCGTGGATCTGGCCGGGTGCGACATCCAGATCGAGGCCATCGATGGCCCGCACATTGCCGAAGCTGAGCGAAATGTCGCGCAATGCGAGCGCGCTGCCGCCCGCGCGTTGGCGCACGATATCGGCCAGTGCGGCGGGACGCAGCAGAATCGCGCGGTTGCTGGCGAGCGGGCGGCGGTTACGGAAATCGAGCAGTGCCGCGATGCCGCCCGGCATCACCAGCACGATCACCAGCAGCAACACCGCGTAGAGGAATGTCGACCACGCTGCCAGCGGTGCGGCGATCTCCGGCAAAATTGTCAGGATGATGGTACCGAGCATCGGCCCCAGGATCGAGCCGCGGCCCCCGATCAGGATCGCGATGAAAAACAATACCGACAGGTCGAAGGTGAAGGCGTCCGGCGTGATGTAGGTTTGCAGGCTCGCAAACAATCCGCCCGCGATCGCCGCCAGCGCCCCGGCGAACAGAAAGATCGCGATCAGCATTTTCGGTTTTGAAATGCCGGTGGCTTCCGCCGCGACTTCGGCATCGCGCACCGCGATCAAAGCGCGGCCGAACCGGCTGCGCGCGATGTTGGCGCTCATCCAGGTGGTGAACGCGGCAAAGCCGGTGCAGAGAAAGTAAAATCCCCACGCGGTATTGAACGGCGCAGGAAATTCCGGTCCTGATATACCGATGCCGCCGCCGGTGACGCTCTGCCAGGCCAATGCGATCTGGGTAACGATGGTGGCGAAGCCGAGCGTCGACATTGCAAAATAGAAGGTGCGCAACCGCAACGCCGGCAGGCCGACGATGACGCCGAACACCGCGCCGACGATGGCCGCGACCGGCAGCGCGGCAAAGACCGGTACCGGCGGCAGCACATTGCCGGCGACCAGCACGCTGGTGGTGTAGGCGCCGAGCGTCAGCAGCGCGACATAGCCGATCGCCAGATGGCCGGCGAAGCCGACGACCAGGTTGAGGCCGGACACCAGCACCCAATAGATCGCCGCGCGGGTGCCGATCAGCGCCCAATAGTCGTTGCTGATGAAGGGCAGCATCACCGCCAGCGCCAGAATGCCGAGAAACGGCGCCAGCTGCGGCAGCGCGGCGCGGATGGCGCCGGCTTCCTGATGTGGCGTTGCGGTGACGGCGGTCATCACACCCTCCGCGCCGTCGACGCGCCGAACAGGCCTTGCGGCGCCGCCAGCAGAACCACGATGAACAGCGTGAACACGGCGACGGATGAGAAGATGCCGCCGACGAGGAAGTTCGCCGCCTGCTGAAACAGGCCGAGCGCAAGCCCGCCGACGACGGCGCCGCGGTTGTTGCCCAGTCCGCCAAGCGCCACCGGCACAAAACCGTAGAAATTCAAGAGCGCGCCATTGGCGAAGAACGCAAGCAGCAATTCGCCGCCGGAAAATCCGGCGATGCCGCCGACGACCCCGGCCAGCGCGTAACTGGCGACGCGCAGATTACGCTCGGGCAGACCGAGCGCGCGCGCCGCGAAATTGTCCTCCGCGATCGCCACGAAGGCGCGGCCCACCAGTGTACGCCGATAGAGATATTCGAGGCCGAGAATCGTGATCGCGCAGGCCACCACCGGCAGCCAGAATTTTTCGTCAAAGACCCCGCTGCCGAGTCCGATCAGGCGCGGAAACGGCTGCGGCTCGGTGCCCCATTTGATCGCCGCGACCTGCTGGATCATCAGCGCCAGCGCCAGGGTCGAGAGCACGTAGAGGTGCTGGTCGAGGCTTTTCAGCACCGGCCGCACCGCGACGAATTCGGTGATAATGCCGATGATCGCGCAGCCGACCAATGTAAGCAGCAAGCCCACGACGATGGGCATGCCGAGCTTCAGCGTGAACATCGAGCCGAACACGCCGCCAAGCATGGCGAGCTGGCCCGCGGTAAAGCTCATCACCCGCGAGGTCGAGAACATGGTGTTGTAGGTGACGCCGACGAGCGCGTAGATCGCGCCCGCCGCAAGACCCGATGCGAGAATGGAGGCGAGCATTGGCCGCGCCCTCTCCGACCGCTTACGTGTATCCCGGCGCCAGTGCGAAGGTGCCGTTCCTGGCCGAACGCGCCTCCGACATCACGATCTCTTCGGTCGGATAGCCGTTGTGCTGGGTCGGGTTGAAGGTGTAGTCGCCGAAATAGCCCGGGTATTTCGACAGCCAGTTCAGATACGCGATGATGCCCGCGCCCTCGGTGGATCCGCTGGTTTCGACTGCCTTGGCGAACAACTCGACGGCGTCGATGCCGCCCGCGATCCACCACAACAGCGTGTCGTTCATCGCCACCCTCGCCTTGGTCAGACGATCGACCAGATCCTGGGTCTTGGCGGGCAGCTTGCCGGCGCCGTCATAGCTGACGCTCTTGTAGCCGATGGCGTAGACTTTTTCCCAATTGGCTGGCTTCTCGACCAGGCCCGCGATCTCGCCCGATGATAGCGAGGGATGGCCGACGAACGCGACATCCCAGTTCATCGCGGCGCGGGTATTGAACATGCGCGCTTCCATGCCGGTGGTGACGCTCCACACCACGATGACTTCGGCGCCGGCGTTTTTCGCTCGGAGCAAGTCGGGCGTCATGTCTGGCTGCGTTGCATCGATATTGGCCTGATAAACGATTTCGGCGCCGTCCTTCTTGAACGCAGCCACCGATGCGCCGACCGCGGTCACGCCATAGCCCGTGGTATCGCCGATTACGGCGATCTTCTTCACCTTGAGGATATTGAGGCAGTAGTTACGGACGGCGTCGTCCCACTGGCTGTTAGACGGCGCCATGCGGAAGGCGTTCGGGAATTTCGTGGTGTCGATCAGCGTTTCGACGACGCAAGGGTGGATGTTTGGTATCTTGGCGCGCGCCATGATCGGCGTGGTGGCCAGCGCCTCGCCCGAATTGAGCGGCCCCCAGATTCCGTGAACCTTGGCCTGGCTGATCAATTCCTGTGTGGCATTCACCGCCTTGGTCGGATCGCCCTGGGTGTCGCGCATGACGATCTCGAGCTTGCGGCCCTTGACGCCGCCGGCGGCATTGATCGCGTCGGCTGCAAAGTAGACGCCGCGGTTGAAACCGATGGTGGGCGCCGAACTCGGCCCGGTCATTGCGGCCAGGCAACCGATCTTGATCGGTTCCGTCTGGGCAATGGCGGGTTTTGGAAATGAAAATGTTGCAGCGCCGAGTGCGCCGGCGCTGCCCAATATGACGTCACGACGTGAAATGGCCATGTGATGCTCCCTTTGGTTTCCTTATTCGGCACCCGTCGTTGGCTGCGGGCGTCCGTTTCGTTCGTGCTCCGCGGCTCACGGCCGCGGTTGAATTTCGCGCGTCAAATTTGAGCCTGACGCAGACAGCTTGTCCAGCGTTTATGACCGGATGACGCGACATTACCGCGATGCTTGCTTCATGAGCCCGGTTCCTATCGGCCGATCGAGGCCGCCACCTGAGACGCTAGATGCTCGGCCACCATGTGATAGCCCTCCGGCGTCAAATGCTGGCCGTCGGGCTGATGCGGCAAGCCCTTCAGCATGTTGTTGGCCATCATGATGACAGGAATGCCCCGGGCGCTCAGCCGGCTCTGAATCTCGGCCGTGCGATCCGCGCTGTGCTTGCGTCCATCGTTGCCGCCCGGCTGCAGGATAACGACGCTGGTGCCGTTCGGGACCACCCTGTCCAGACGTCCCAACATCCCTGCCGTGGTGTCGCCGTTGATGCCGGCATTCACGACATGGACGTTCAACCCTTTCGCCCGCAAGATCGCTTCGAGCTGTGCGGGATAGGCCTGATTGCGCGCCACGCCCTTGCCGTAGGTATTGCTCGCACCGAGGGCCACGACCGTTGCGGCGTCAGCCGATGCAACGCCGAAGGCGGCAAGCAATGCCAGGCATCCAAGCGTTCCGAGCCGAAGACCGCGCGATTTCATGTCTTCTCCTGCAGAGTTGGGTGACCGCTCATGGACGGCGCGTCCAATGATCGGCGTTGACGGCACCGATGGGAATCTCGCCCTTGATGATCTTCTCGACCTGGCGAACGGTTTCGCACGATTGGTGCTCGATCGCGTCCGGCGTCAGTCCGCCGACGTGCGGCGTCGCGATGACGTTCGGCAATTTCGCAAGCTCCATTGTCGGCATCTGGTCGAGCGCCCGGCCGACATCGAGCGCGGCACCTGCAATGCGGTTCTCGCGCAACGCCGCCGCCAACGCGGCTTCGTCGACAAGGTTGCCGCGTGACAAATTGATGAAGAAGGAGTGCTTCTGCATCCGCGACAATGCCGCCGGCCCGATCAGATTCTCGGTCTGCTCGTTGGCGATGGCGAGACAGACGACATAATCCGCGCGCGCCAGCAGATCGTCGAGCGGTACGTGCTGGATCGCGGCATCGTTGATGGTCGCGAAGGGATCGGCGACCAGAATTTCCATGCCGAGCACTTTTGCAATTCCCGCAAGGTGGCGGCCGATGCTGCCATAGCCGATGATGCCGATCCTGCTGCCGGCGAGTTGCCGCCCCATCGTGACATCAGGCATCCGTCCGGCATGATAGTCCGCCGTCGCCCGCGAAACGCCGCGCGACAGGTCGACCATGAAGCCGAGCGCGAGTTCCGCCACCGATTGAATGAAGCCCGGCCCGGCGCGCGTGACCAGCACGCCGGCCGCGGACGCCGCCGCGACGTCGATATTGCGAATATCGACCGCGCAGCGGACCATGGCGCGCAGCTTTGGAAGTTTTGCAAAGATCTCACCCCGCCCTTCCGTCAGGCGGTCGGCGACGATGATATCGACCTCTTGGGCAGCGTCGATCAGGTGCGCGGCATCGAGCGCGTCGTCACCCTCGTGCAATTTGACGTCGGCCACCGCGCGCAAACCGCCGAGGCTGCGCTCGCCGTAATATTGGCGCCGCATCTGCGGCGTATGGGCCAACAGCACTTTCAATACGGTATCTCCTAATAGCCGAGGGCGCGGGGCAATGCGGTCGAGAGCGCCGGTACGAAGGCGATCACCAGCAGGCACAGCAGCAGCAATCCCAGATAACCCATGATCGGCTTGATCGTTTGTTCGATCGGCACATTGCCGATCAGGCAGGCGCCGTAGAGCCCGAGGCCCAGCGGCGGCGCAAACAGGCCGAGCCCCATCGCGATCACCAGCACGACGCCGAAATGCAGGGGATCGATGCCGAGCTTGACCGCAACCGGCAGCAACAACGGCCCGAAGATGATCAGCGCCGCGGCGCCTTCGAGCACCGAGCCCATCACGATCAGCACCGCGATCGACAGCAGCGTGAACAGCCAGACGCCGTGCGTTCCCGATATCGACAGCATCAACTCGCCCACCGCATGCGGCACCTGCTGCAGCGTCAGGATGAACGCCAGCGATTGCGCGGCGGCGACGATGAACAATACAAGCCCCGAGCGCGTCGCCGATTGGACAAAGCTATGCGCGGCCGTCTTGAAGCTGAGCTCGCGGAAAACAATACTGCCGATCACGATGGCATAGACCGCGGCGAAAGCGGAGATTTCGGTGGCGGTGGCAAATCCGCTCTTGAAGCCGGCAAAGATCATGAAGATCAGTCCGAACGAGGCGATGGCACCGGTCCACAAGCCGGACATCGGAATTTGCGGCTTGTCATCCTCAGCCGGCGGCGCGCGCTTGCCAAAGATGATCGACACCGCGATCAGGGCCAGGGCCATCAGCCCGGCCGGCAATAGC from Bradyrhizobium sp. Ash2021 encodes the following:
- a CDS encoding S8/S53 family peptidase, with the protein product MIRQLIVLRRDDFSSALPDRSTAKTKSPEEDEKLLLRVDERLRQLLGDFKGPLNNLRIPLLDWQVQLAQTPPQDLPPLDQLVISVDMPDLADLNLFRKAVEDANRRARDQDKLEPVLGVGADLSVSESEFFCPANVDEILFGDRNAAASLTESGVLRQRGLTGRGVNIVVIDQGFDATKVRNFGGGLANGTIGPGTTTRGHGLMMVRNIVDVAPDATFYDVPLIPLRISDVPGFISTALHVFIQLKQLIGFLRGTAVGPWDGPWVLVNAWSIFDRTTEVPLGDYTEKPAHPLNMLVDAIVDDAIDVVFAAGNCGQFCPDRRCGKRDVGPGNSIYGANSHPRVVTVGAVRTDTRWMGNSSQGPGQQLLSLLKPDLCAPSYFRDVGDAFIGNTAEPFVGNTGSPYIANTGTSAACGVAAGIIGAIRSGWDQRRLTPDDLRKALNANARKTEGPTWNQRLGNGIINVRDTLSALEPSAKR
- a CDS encoding ABC transporter ATP-binding protein, with amino-acid sequence MLTSAAEPLLAVTALESGYGKIRVLHGIDFNVAAGEVVALLGPNGAGKTTMLRALSGLLPVNSGRVRFDGRDMTNATPRDAARAGLVHVIEGHRVFTQISVTDNLLLAGYDLPRSERAARVEEALSFFPEIAEKRHERGGALSGGQQQMLTVAQGLVRRPRLLMLDEPSAGLSPVLVDRVLNVIGQLRGQGTAVLLVEQLLEKALAAADRVYALVQGNIVLQAPTSESNLPQRLERAYFGHESHASAAS
- a CDS encoding branched-chain amino acid ABC transporter ATP-binding protein/permease, whose translation is MTAVTATPHQEAGAIRAALPQLAPFLGILALAVMLPFISNDYWALIGTRAAIYWVLVSGLNLVVGFAGHLAIGYVALLTLGAYTTSVLVAGNVLPPVPVFAALPVAAIVGAVFGVIVGLPALRLRTFYFAMSTLGFATIVTQIALAWQSVTGGGIGISGPEFPAPFNTAWGFYFLCTGFAAFTTWMSANIARSRFGRALIAVRDAEVAAEATGISKPKMLIAIFLFAGALAAIAGGLFASLQTYITPDAFTFDLSVLFFIAILIGGRGSILGPMLGTIILTILPEIAAPLAAWSTFLYAVLLLVIVLVMPGGIAALLDFRNRRPLASNRAILLRPAALADIVRQRAGGSALALRDISLSFGNVRAIDGLDLDVAPGQIHGLIGPNGSGKTTTLNVISGYYAAKAGTMTLGDAALPPGMPALRAARGIARTFQTPRVIGEASVLQNVMIGGTIEGKASFVEAMLALPRNRQDERMLAAKARALLGVVGLEPLAEVRADRLQHSELRFIEIARALMLDPDFLLLDEPAAGLSSDEIERLAGLIKAISGRGTGVLLVEHHADLIFDICHQVTVLNLGRTLAAGTPAEIRVHKEVVSAYLGG
- a CDS encoding branched-chain amino acid ABC transporter permease, producing MLASILASGLAAGAIYALVGVTYNTMFSTSRVMSFTAGQLAMLGGVFGSMFTLKLGMPIVVGLLLTLVGCAIIGIITEFVAVRPVLKSLDQHLYVLSTLALALMIQQVAAIKWGTEPQPFPRLIGLGSGVFDEKFWLPVVACAITILGLEYLYRRTLVGRAFVAIAEDNFAARALGLPERNLRVASYALAGVVGGIAGFSGGELLLAFFANGALLNFYGFVPVALGGLGNNRGAVVGGLALGLFQQAANFLVGGIFSSVAVFTLFIVVLLAAPQGLFGASTARRV
- a CDS encoding ABC transporter substrate-binding protein — protein: MAISRRDVILGSAGALGAATFSFPKPAIAQTEPIKIGCLAAMTGPSSAPTIGFNRGVYFAADAINAAGGVKGRKLEIVMRDTQGDPTKAVNATQELISQAKVHGIWGPLNSGEALATTPIMARAKIPNIHPCVVETLIDTTKFPNAFRMAPSNSQWDDAVRNYCLNILKVKKIAVIGDTTGYGVTAVGASVAAFKKDGAEIVYQANIDATQPDMTPDLLRAKNAGAEVIVVWSVTTGMEARMFNTRAAMNWDVAFVGHPSLSSGEIAGLVEKPANWEKVYAIGYKSVSYDGAGKLPAKTQDLVDRLTKARVAMNDTLLWWIAGGIDAVELFAKAVETSGSTEGAGIIAYLNWLSKYPGYFGDYTFNPTQHNGYPTEEIVMSEARSARNGTFALAPGYT
- a CDS encoding GDSL-type esterase/lipase family protein, producing MKSRGLRLGTLGCLALLAAFGVASADAATVVALGASNTYGKGVARNQAYPAQLEAILRAKGLNVHVVNAGINGDTTAGMLGRLDRVVPNGTSVVILQPGGNDGRKHSADRTAEIQSRLSARGIPVIMMANNMLKGLPHQPDGQHLTPEGYHMVAEHLASQVAASIGR
- a CDS encoding NAD(P)-dependent oxidoreductase, whose protein sequence is MKVLLAHTPQMRRQYYGERSLGGLRAVADVKLHEGDDALDAAHLIDAAQEVDIIVADRLTEGRGEIFAKLPKLRAMVRCAVDIRNIDVAAASAAGVLVTRAGPGFIQSVAELALGFMVDLSRGVSRATADYHAGRMPDVTMGRQLAGSRIGIIGYGSIGRHLAGIAKVLGMEILVADPFATINDAAIQHVPLDDLLARADYVVCLAIANEQTENLIGPAALSRMQKHSFFINLSRGNLVDEAALAAALRENRIAGAALDVGRALDQMPTMELAKLPNVIATPHVGGLTPDAIEHQSCETVRQVEKIIKGEIPIGAVNADHWTRRP